The Lacipirellula parvula genome window below encodes:
- a CDS encoding beta strand repeat-containing protein: MKRRITWQATVWGAMGIAAASLGDRRQAAGADFVPTSGTQAWNDANNWGPSPPQPFPNGPGATAILPAPTGPLTINLGQAIELDSLTINKGVLVTDVSPTTIIGSATNTLTFSGTGLVSNSNSAEGTGLSVVDAPLIFNSQLTISQFDNDSIRFAQGFSGGGNLLINRGTSGTGDVILEGAGTYAGGTVIGGTGGANYTTVRLNNANSIPGGLGAAGGTSNIALNDASVLGLGASDLKRSIGTGPDQIQFNNVGTNGFAAYGANRVVNFGGASAPIVWGDAGATFGELTFGSTTATHTVVFENPLNIGAANRTIRTYEGPAPIEARITSEISSNSAATLTKMGPGALALAAKNTYAGPTIVNNGALVLEHAEALPATTNVTLRAGGLLGLVIGDYNGTLGTGPGQLQFTTGNGGFAAFSGNHTVTLNGGAGMAWGLNSFAANNFVLSDDNAAGTITFTNPIDLGASTRVLAVRNGTADLDARLTGVISGSGSLNKTQPGNVEFAAANTYTGATLINNGVVILTNANSIPGGVTGGNIANIQISASGGTIGLGASDFTSGIGTGPGQIQFGATFNAGFAAYGGNRKVNIGGAAAPLVWGDGFVSGNLLLSATGSDGTIEFQNPIDLAGAPRTINGRDGTQAVDAIVSGVISGTGASLTKIGNGALALTAANTYDGGTIVDQGPLLANNTTGSAVGTGDVSVIDGGTLGGTGFVGTAGDASNVSVVANGRINPGVTIGQLTVSGNVGFGTGSFFDIDLDGTGFDKLAVNGAATLDGTLNVVVPTGFVAATGATFPILTTTGGLAGTFAAITTNGANTWSVQYGANSATLVAGAAAGFAADFDLDGDVDSADLGLWKTNYGLAAGGTKSTGDANGDGKVDGADFLAWQRQFGSGVTPPATTATAAVPEPATWGLLAAAAAALPFMRRPLRK; the protein is encoded by the coding sequence ATGAAACGGAGAATCACGTGGCAGGCGACCGTGTGGGGCGCTATGGGGATTGCGGCGGCGTCGCTCGGCGATCGCCGACAAGCGGCGGGGGCGGACTTTGTGCCGACGAGCGGGACGCAAGCGTGGAACGACGCCAATAATTGGGGCCCCTCGCCGCCGCAGCCGTTTCCGAACGGTCCGGGCGCTACAGCGATTCTGCCGGCGCCGACGGGGCCGCTGACGATCAACCTGGGCCAAGCGATTGAACTTGATTCGCTCACGATCAACAAAGGGGTGCTCGTTACCGACGTCTCGCCGACGACCATCATTGGCTCGGCGACGAACACGCTTACCTTCAGCGGCACGGGGTTGGTGTCCAACAGCAACTCCGCCGAAGGGACGGGGCTGAGCGTCGTTGATGCACCGCTGATCTTCAACTCGCAGCTGACGATCTCGCAGTTCGACAACGATTCGATCCGCTTTGCCCAAGGCTTTTCGGGCGGCGGCAACTTGCTGATTAATCGCGGCACGAGCGGCACGGGGGACGTCATCCTCGAGGGAGCGGGGACGTATGCCGGCGGCACGGTGATCGGCGGCACCGGCGGCGCCAACTACACGACGGTGCGGTTGAACAACGCCAACTCGATCCCCGGCGGCCTCGGCGCCGCTGGCGGCACGAGCAATATTGCCTTGAACGACGCATCGGTGTTGGGCCTGGGCGCCAGCGACTTGAAACGCAGCATCGGCACGGGGCCTGATCAGATTCAGTTCAACAACGTCGGCACGAACGGCTTCGCCGCCTACGGGGCGAACCGCGTGGTCAACTTCGGCGGGGCCTCGGCGCCGATCGTGTGGGGCGATGCAGGAGCGACGTTCGGCGAGTTGACGTTTGGTTCGACGACGGCGACCCACACGGTCGTTTTCGAGAACCCCCTCAACATCGGCGCGGCGAACCGCACCATCCGGACGTACGAAGGTCCGGCGCCGATCGAAGCGCGGATCACGAGCGAGATCAGCTCGAACAGCGCGGCGACGCTCACCAAGATGGGGCCGGGCGCCCTCGCTCTGGCGGCTAAGAACACCTACGCCGGACCGACGATCGTCAACAATGGCGCCCTCGTGCTTGAGCACGCTGAAGCGCTGCCGGCAACGACCAACGTGACGCTGCGGGCTGGCGGGTTGCTTGGGCTCGTGATCGGCGACTATAACGGCACGCTCGGCACGGGGCCTGGCCAGTTGCAATTCACCACCGGCAACGGCGGCTTTGCGGCGTTCAGCGGGAATCATACGGTGACGCTCAATGGAGGCGCCGGCATGGCGTGGGGTTTGAACAGCTTCGCGGCGAACAATTTTGTGCTCTCGGATGACAATGCTGCGGGGACGATCACGTTCACCAATCCGATCGACCTCGGCGCCTCGACCCGCGTGCTGGCGGTTCGCAACGGCACTGCCGATCTCGACGCGCGGCTCACGGGCGTGATCAGCGGTTCTGGCTCGCTCAACAAAACGCAGCCGGGCAACGTCGAGTTCGCGGCTGCGAACACCTACACCGGCGCCACGCTCATTAACAACGGCGTCGTTATCCTTACGAACGCCAACTCGATTCCGGGCGGCGTCACCGGCGGCAACATCGCGAACATTCAGATCTCCGCCAGCGGCGGCACGATCGGGCTGGGGGCGTCGGACTTTACCAGCGGCATCGGCACGGGGCCGGGGCAGATTCAGTTTGGGGCGACCTTCAATGCCGGCTTCGCGGCGTACGGCGGCAATCGCAAGGTGAACATCGGCGGGGCTGCGGCGCCGCTCGTGTGGGGCGACGGGTTTGTCTCGGGCAACCTATTGCTGAGTGCGACCGGATCGGATGGAACGATCGAATTTCAGAACCCGATCGACCTGGCTGGGGCGCCGCGGACGATCAACGGCCGCGATGGCACGCAGGCGGTCGATGCGATCGTGAGCGGCGTCATCAGCGGCACGGGCGCCAGCCTGACGAAGATCGGCAACGGTGCTCTCGCGCTCACTGCGGCGAACACCTACGACGGCGGGACGATCGTCGACCAAGGGCCGCTGCTCGCCAACAACACGACTGGCTCGGCCGTGGGGACCGGCGACGTTTCGGTCATCGACGGCGGCACGCTCGGTGGCACCGGCTTTGTCGGCACGGCTGGCGATGCATCGAATGTCTCGGTCGTCGCGAACGGCCGGATCAACCCCGGGGTGACGATCGGCCAGTTGACTGTTTCGGGCAACGTCGGCTTCGGAACCGGGTCGTTCTTTGACATTGATCTCGACGGCACTGGCTTCGACAAGCTTGCCGTGAATGGCGCTGCTACGCTCGATGGCACGCTGAACGTCGTTGTGCCAACTGGCTTCGTCGCGGCGACGGGGGCGACCTTCCCCATTCTCACCACGACGGGCGGTCTTGCCGGGACGTTCGCCGCGATCACCACGAACGGCGCCAACACTTGGAGCGTTCAGTACGGGGCCAACTCGGCGACGCTCGTCGCGGGAGCGGCGGCGGGTTTTGCGGCGGACTTCGATCTCGACGGCGACGTCGACAGCGCGGACCTCGGTTTGTGGAAAACGAACTATGGTCTGGCTGCCGGTGGAACGAAGTCGACCGGCGACGCGAACGGCGATGGCAAGGTTGACGGCGCCGACTTCCTCGCGTGGCAGCGGCAGTTCGGCAGCGGCGTGACGCCGCCGGCGACGACGGCGACCGCCGCGGTGCCGGAACCGGCGACGTGGGGGCTGCTAGCCGCGGCGGCTGCGGCGTTGCCTTTCATGCGGCGGCCGCTTCGCAAGTAG
- the dacB gene encoding D-alanyl-D-alanine carboxypeptidase/D-alanyl-D-alanine-endopeptidase: MFVRLLSVVCLSLAACLSAACPLHAAEPLSAAELQKRLDEVLDSHPTAKRTTVTLKVIDLETGETIYDRGGDRFQVPASNLKIYTSACALDLFGPEHRFKTIVRTDGDVVDGVLHGNLLLIGGGDAMLTSKDLRKLAKRVVEELGIKKIVGKVVVDNSRYAPRLKGPGWMWDDEPAYYNMSVTPLMVDFNVLTVKLMPDSEGFVYAKLDPPSVSPELFSVDEQTAYGDALATRRPYTEAIEYRGDRKLAESQSVQMTMHDPGPWAAGMFTQMLADEGVAFAPPAKGAAPPARAGVEPRELVHEGPTLAETLKHFNHVSENAVGEVLLHEIAIAKGAKRPDWPQGAKAISDWLVETAKLEPGSFRIVDGSGLSRYDLITADSALRLLKYLNASEDFEPFFQSLPTSEVKLTDADLEGASDQSDAPRVSAKGGSMSSVSTMSGYLRTLDGRRLGFSLLANGFIGNNQPVFDLRQQVWRELVKYQP; this comes from the coding sequence ATGTTCGTTCGTTTGCTGTCTGTTGTTTGTTTGTCGCTGGCCGCTTGTTTGTCGGCAGCCTGCCCGCTCCACGCCGCCGAACCGCTGAGCGCGGCGGAGTTGCAAAAGCGGCTTGATGAAGTGCTCGACTCCCACCCGACCGCGAAGCGGACGACGGTGACGCTCAAGGTGATCGACCTCGAGACGGGGGAAACGATCTACGACCGTGGCGGTGATCGGTTCCAAGTGCCGGCGTCGAATCTCAAGATTTACACCTCCGCGTGCGCGCTCGATTTGTTCGGTCCGGAACACCGGTTCAAGACGATCGTCCGCACCGACGGCGACGTCGTCGACGGCGTGCTGCATGGCAACCTGCTGCTGATCGGCGGCGGCGATGCGATGCTCACGAGCAAAGACCTCCGCAAGCTTGCCAAGCGGGTCGTGGAGGAACTGGGGATCAAAAAGATCGTCGGCAAAGTGGTCGTCGATAATTCTCGCTACGCTCCGCGGTTAAAAGGCCCGGGGTGGATGTGGGACGACGAGCCGGCGTACTACAACATGTCGGTGACGCCGTTGATGGTCGACTTCAACGTCCTCACCGTGAAGCTGATGCCCGACAGCGAAGGGTTTGTCTACGCAAAACTCGATCCGCCGTCGGTTTCGCCGGAATTGTTTAGCGTCGACGAGCAGACGGCGTACGGCGACGCCCTAGCGACGCGGCGGCCGTATACGGAGGCGATCGAGTACCGCGGCGATCGGAAGCTTGCGGAGTCGCAGTCGGTGCAGATGACGATGCACGACCCGGGGCCGTGGGCGGCGGGGATGTTTACGCAGATGTTGGCCGACGAGGGGGTGGCCTTCGCGCCCCCCGCGAAGGGCGCTGCTCCCCCGGCGCGAGCGGGCGTCGAGCCGCGAGAATTGGTCCACGAGGGGCCGACGCTTGCCGAGACGCTCAAGCATTTCAATCATGTGAGCGAGAACGCCGTCGGCGAGGTGCTGCTTCATGAGATCGCGATCGCGAAGGGGGCGAAGCGGCCTGATTGGCCGCAAGGCGCCAAGGCGATTAGCGATTGGCTCGTTGAGACCGCGAAGCTCGAACCGGGCTCGTTCCGGATCGTCGACGGCTCGGGGCTCTCGCGTTACGACCTCATCACCGCCGATTCAGCGCTGCGGCTGCTGAAGTACCTCAACGCGAGCGAGGACTTCGAGCCGTTCTTCCAATCGCTGCCAACGTCGGAGGTGAAGCTGACGGACGCCGACCTTGAGGGAGCGAGTGATCAGTCGGACGCCCCGCGCGTTTCGGCGAAGGGAGGGAGCATGTCGAGCGTCTCGACGATGTCGGGCTACTTGCGGACGCTCGATGGGCGGCGGCTTGGCTTCTCGCTGCTGGCCAATGGGTTTATTGGCAACAACCAGCCGGTGTTTGACCTGCGGCAGCAGGTTTGGCGAGAGTTGGTGAAGTACCAACCGTAG
- a CDS encoding LamG domain-containing protein, with protein sequence MGVDVSPGRNTAPSPNTNIQGTGPLSVGKLSHVAITLQTSPSRPIQTTYYLGDYSVYVDGNLIGTKQLPTGFQPNDMPGAQLRLGRSVWPTDPFFNGKFDEFRIYDSRLAPQQIAANFAVGPNAVREPQSIALLLAAATFAITYRRR encoded by the coding sequence ATGGGCGTCGACGTTAGTCCCGGGCGTAACACCGCTCCCTCACCCAATACGAACATTCAAGGGACCGGGCCGCTGTCCGTCGGAAAGTTGTCGCATGTGGCGATCACCCTGCAAACGTCTCCCTCTCGGCCGATACAAACAACGTACTACCTTGGCGACTACAGTGTTTACGTTGATGGCAACTTGATCGGTACGAAGCAACTTCCCACCGGCTTCCAACCTAACGATATGCCGGGCGCCCAGCTCCGCCTCGGCCGTTCGGTTTGGCCCACCGACCCGTTCTTCAACGGCAAGTTCGACGAATTTCGCATCTACGACTCGCGGCTCGCGCCGCAGCAAATCGCCGCGAACTTCGCAGTCGGCCCGAACGCCGTTCGCGAGCCGCAATCAATCGCGCTGCTGCTCGCCGCCGCCACCTTCGCCATAACGTACCGCCGTAGGTGA
- a CDS encoding DUF4159 domain-containing protein gives MTPLSPRLLATLPLIFAVLANSVAPNAKAQDATGITSAQVNEAIARGVRYLKSQQLPDGAWEERALYAGGLTPLATLALIQAGCDPKDEAVAKALKHLRNFRPDATYTASLQTMVFCAAEPERDRLLIERNVKWLEDHQIRDGAQAGMWAIPTLGTPDHTDNSMTHMAMLALYEAERIGVAASDETWRLALDYWRREQNPDGSWGWGPDYPGTGSMTAAGIASVLAASERLEPSDARVQGDAISCCNPQLPNKSVDLGMSWLRRNFSVNRNPGVDYWHSYYMFALERVGRITAQRFIGDHDWYREGAEVIVGMQLPDGSWPSDLDEEHLDDLRVPTSFYLMFLAKGRRPLVLAHVKHEPVGDWRRHRGALLRLVASVEREWKLPLAHQVVDIGPATVEDLLQTPVLYISGHDAPQFTAEEKEKLRMYVDRGGFLFFDQSCRGGGFDAGVRELIAELFPNPDTKLRPLPPSHPIWRMERPVDPTTAPPVYGVEVSCRTAVVYVPDDLGCRWELLGRNRELSYPPAVRARVEQAETLGLNILAYATNREVGYKDPAVPTPDGGDDADDSRGTIRIANILHPGGCEGAPGALRNLLHLADHHLRIIIAVPQEVSLSSPTLFSNNFLMFHGRTAFTLTPAERKGLREFVERGGTVLADAICSSKEFTDSLRTELKETFPESPLALIPADDPLFTTEYGGYDLAKVTRRRNSGGTRDAENGGVASIESEEPPQLEAVTIDGRHVIIFSPHDLSCSLEGAAPQCEGYTRQDAARISLNVLLYAIH, from the coding sequence GTGACGCCACTCTCCCCACGCCTGCTCGCCACGCTCCCGCTCATCTTCGCGGTACTTGCTAACTCGGTAGCCCCCAACGCAAAAGCCCAAGACGCCACCGGCATCACCTCCGCCCAAGTCAACGAAGCGATCGCCCGCGGCGTTCGCTATCTCAAATCGCAACAGCTCCCCGACGGCGCCTGGGAAGAGCGCGCCCTCTACGCCGGCGGCCTTACGCCCCTCGCCACGCTCGCCCTCATCCAAGCAGGCTGCGACCCCAAAGACGAAGCCGTCGCTAAAGCCTTAAAACATCTCCGCAACTTCCGCCCCGACGCCACCTATACCGCGTCGTTGCAGACAATGGTCTTTTGCGCCGCCGAGCCCGAGCGCGATCGCCTCCTCATCGAACGCAACGTCAAGTGGCTTGAAGACCACCAAATCCGCGACGGCGCCCAAGCCGGCATGTGGGCCATCCCCACCCTCGGCACGCCCGACCATACCGACAACTCGATGACCCACATGGCGATGCTCGCCCTCTACGAAGCCGAACGCATCGGCGTCGCCGCCTCCGACGAAACCTGGCGGCTCGCCCTCGACTACTGGCGCCGCGAGCAGAATCCCGACGGCTCATGGGGTTGGGGCCCCGACTATCCCGGCACCGGTAGCATGACCGCCGCCGGCATCGCTTCGGTCCTCGCCGCCAGCGAACGCCTCGAACCCTCCGACGCCCGCGTCCAGGGCGACGCGATCTCCTGCTGCAATCCGCAACTGCCCAACAAAAGCGTCGACCTCGGCATGTCGTGGCTCCGCCGCAACTTCTCCGTCAATCGCAACCCCGGCGTCGACTACTGGCACTCCTATTATATGTTCGCCCTCGAACGCGTCGGCCGCATTACCGCGCAACGCTTCATCGGCGATCACGATTGGTACCGCGAAGGCGCCGAAGTCATCGTCGGCATGCAGCTTCCCGATGGCTCGTGGCCCTCCGATCTCGACGAAGAGCATCTCGACGATCTCCGCGTCCCGACGAGTTTTTATTTGATGTTCCTCGCCAAGGGGCGCCGGCCGCTCGTGCTCGCACACGTCAAGCACGAACCAGTCGGCGATTGGCGTCGTCATCGCGGCGCGCTCCTCCGCCTCGTCGCCTCGGTCGAGCGCGAGTGGAAGCTGCCGCTCGCTCATCAGGTCGTCGACATCGGCCCCGCGACGGTCGAAGACCTCCTCCAAACGCCTGTCCTCTACATCAGCGGCCACGATGCGCCGCAGTTCACCGCCGAGGAAAAAGAAAAGCTCCGCATGTACGTCGACCGCGGCGGATTTTTGTTCTTCGACCAATCGTGCCGAGGGGGCGGCTTCGACGCCGGCGTCCGCGAACTGATCGCCGAACTCTTCCCCAACCCCGACACGAAACTCCGCCCGCTCCCGCCAAGCCATCCGATCTGGCGAATGGAACGCCCCGTCGATCCGACGACGGCGCCACCCGTCTACGGCGTCGAGGTCAGTTGCCGCACCGCGGTCGTCTACGTCCCCGACGATCTCGGTTGCCGCTGGGAACTCCTCGGCCGCAATCGCGAGCTCAGCTACCCGCCAGCCGTTCGCGCGCGAGTCGAACAAGCCGAGACGCTCGGCCTGAACATTCTCGCGTACGCCACGAATCGCGAAGTCGGCTACAAAGATCCCGCCGTGCCGACGCCGGACGGGGGCGACGACGCTGACGATTCCCGCGGCACCATCCGCATCGCGAACATCCTCCACCCCGGCGGCTGCGAAGGCGCCCCTGGTGCGCTCCGCAATCTGCTCCACCTCGCCGACCACCATCTCCGCATCATCATCGCCGTGCCGCAAGAGGTGTCGCTCTCCTCGCCGACGCTCTTCAGCAACAACTTCCTCATGTTCCACGGCCGCACGGCGTTCACGCTGACGCCCGCCGAACGCAAAGGCCTGCGCGAGTTCGTCGAACGCGGCGGCACCGTTCTCGCCGACGCGATTTGTTCGAGCAAAGAATTTACCGACTCGCTGCGCACCGAACTGAAAGAAACCTTCCCCGAATCGCCGCTCGCGCTGATCCCCGCCGACGATCCGCTCTTCACCACCGAGTACGGCGGCTACGACCTCGCCAAAGTGACGCGCCGTCGCAACTCCGGCGGAACGCGCGATGCGGAAAACGGCGGCGTCGCGAGCATCGAATCGGAAGAGCCGCCGCAATTGGAAGCGGTGACGATCGACGGCCGCCACGTGATCATCTTCTCGCCGCACGACCTCAGCTGCTCGCTCGAAGGCGCCGCCCCGCAGTGCGAAGGCTACACCCGCCAAGACGCGGCGCGGATTAGCCTCAACGTCCTCCTCTACGCGATCCACTAG
- a CDS encoding cytochrome c peroxidase produces the protein MSQRRVPLLPALLALTVLNGVAASLRADSPGVPALPATTANYRKYAVDDLPQYFKAGAIASMNNTPRDPVTNALINDISNAGATLGRVLFYDERLSHNDGLSCSSCHRQANDFSDPSPKSTGFEGGHTRRHSMGLSNAAYYGPKSFFWDQRAATLEQQVLMPIQDPVEMGTNLTQLTAELSATKFYPSLFQNAFGSPEVTSDKISKALSQFVRSMVSYQSKFDQAVKLGSLSNPNYAAAGYTAQEQLGAQLFHGEGRCSSCHVTAAQVGDAPRNIGLDADSSADLGVASTSIGQFKTPSLRNVEVRAGYTHDGRFTSLEQVVAFYSSGIQDNPFLDLRLRDNFLATGQPYRPNFDATEQAALVAFLKTLTDQSFLNNELFSDPFEDLPGDFNNDGEVDSADLAVWKTAFGATAGADADGDNDSDGQDFLVWQQNLGRSWEDFVGANIPTAAAVPEPSAAAILAIAAIALAPLHRRLKRS, from the coding sequence ATGTCCCAACGTCGCGTCCCGCTGCTGCCTGCGCTCTTGGCACTGACCGTTCTCAACGGAGTTGCCGCCTCCCTCCGCGCCGATTCGCCCGGCGTCCCCGCCCTCCCGGCGACGACGGCGAACTACCGCAAGTACGCCGTCGACGACCTGCCGCAATACTTCAAGGCGGGTGCGATCGCGAGCATGAACAACACGCCGAGAGATCCTGTCACAAACGCTCTGATAAATGACATTTCGAACGCTGGCGCCACGCTAGGCCGCGTGTTGTTTTACGACGAACGGCTTTCCCACAATGACGGCCTGAGCTGTTCTTCCTGCCACCGACAAGCCAACGACTTTTCTGACCCCAGTCCAAAGAGCACGGGATTCGAGGGTGGCCATACGCGCCGCCATTCAATGGGCCTCAGCAACGCAGCCTATTATGGCCCAAAGAGTTTCTTCTGGGACCAGCGGGCCGCGACGCTCGAACAGCAAGTGCTGATGCCGATTCAAGACCCCGTCGAAATGGGGACGAACCTCACGCAACTCACGGCTGAGTTGTCCGCCACGAAGTTCTACCCTTCGCTCTTCCAGAACGCCTTCGGTTCCCCGGAGGTCACGTCGGACAAAATCTCGAAGGCCTTGTCGCAGTTCGTCCGCTCAATGGTTTCATACCAGTCGAAGTTCGATCAAGCAGTCAAATTGGGATCGCTCAGCAACCCGAACTACGCCGCCGCCGGCTATACTGCGCAAGAGCAACTCGGCGCCCAACTGTTCCACGGCGAGGGCCGCTGCAGTTCTTGTCACGTGACTGCCGCGCAAGTCGGCGATGCGCCGCGAAACATCGGCCTTGATGCGGACAGTTCCGCCGATCTCGGCGTAGCGTCGACGTCAATCGGCCAATTCAAAACGCCATCGCTCCGCAACGTCGAAGTCCGTGCCGGCTACACGCACGACGGCCGTTTCACATCGCTCGAGCAAGTGGTCGCATTCTATAGCAGCGGCATTCAAGACAATCCGTTCCTCGACCTCCGCCTGCGCGACAACTTCCTCGCCACGGGCCAGCCGTACCGTCCCAACTTCGACGCCACCGAGCAAGCGGCCCTCGTCGCTTTCCTGAAGACGCTCACCGACCAATCGTTCCTCAACAACGAACTCTTCAGCGATCCGTTCGAGGACTTGCCGGGCGACTTCAACAACGACGGCGAAGTCGATAGCGCCGATCTCGCCGTTTGGAAGACCGCCTTCGGCGCCACCGCCGGGGCCGACGCCGATGGAGACAACGACTCCGACGGGCAAGACTTCCTCGTCTGGCAGCAGAACCTCGGCCGGTCGTGGGAAGATTTCGTCGGCGCCAACATTCCCACCGCCGCGGCAGTTCCCGAACCCTCGGCCGCCGCGATCCTCGCCATCGCGGCGATCGCACTGGCCCCGCTCCACCGCCGCCTCAAGCGCAGCTAG
- a CDS encoding aldo/keto reductase, with product MEFRRLGHSGFNVPVLTLGTGTFGGGTEMFKAWGETDVKEATRLIDVCLDAGLNMFDSADIYSKGMAEEILGAAIQGRRDKVLISTKATFRSGEAANDVGSSRFHLIKSVEGCLKRLGTDYIDLFQLHGFDAKTPVEEVLYTLDDLVRAGKIRYIGCSNFSGWHLMKSLAASDRYGWTRYVAHQAYYSLVGRDYEWELMPLGIDQGVGAVVWSPLGWGRLTGKIRRGQPLPEQSRLQSQAANDAGPPVPMEQVYKVVDALDEVAKETGKTVPQIALNWLLQRPSVSTVIIGARNEEQLRQNIAAVGWNLTAEQVAKLDAASETPVAYPYWHQRFFVERNPKPV from the coding sequence ATGGAATTTCGCCGTCTCGGCCACTCCGGCTTCAACGTCCCCGTCCTCACGCTCGGCACCGGCACCTTCGGCGGCGGCACCGAGATGTTCAAAGCCTGGGGCGAGACCGACGTCAAAGAAGCGACCCGCCTGATCGACGTCTGCCTCGACGCGGGCCTCAACATGTTCGACTCGGCCGACATTTATTCCAAAGGCATGGCCGAAGAAATCCTCGGCGCCGCGATCCAAGGCCGCCGCGACAAGGTCCTCATCTCCACGAAGGCGACCTTCCGCAGCGGCGAAGCCGCCAACGACGTCGGCTCGTCGCGGTTTCATCTCATCAAGTCGGTCGAAGGCTGCCTCAAACGACTCGGCACCGATTACATCGACCTCTTCCAGCTCCACGGCTTCGACGCCAAGACGCCGGTCGAAGAAGTTCTCTACACGCTCGACGACCTCGTTCGCGCCGGCAAGATCCGCTACATCGGCTGCTCGAACTTCTCCGGCTGGCACCTGATGAAGTCGCTAGCCGCGAGCGATCGCTACGGCTGGACGCGGTACGTCGCCCATCAGGCGTACTACTCGCTCGTCGGCCGCGACTACGAATGGGAACTGATGCCGCTCGGCATCGACCAAGGCGTCGGCGCCGTCGTCTGGAGCCCGCTCGGTTGGGGCCGGCTCACCGGCAAGATCCGCCGCGGCCAACCGCTGCCGGAACAGAGTCGCCTGCAAAGCCAAGCCGCCAACGACGCCGGCCCGCCGGTGCCGATGGAGCAGGTGTACAAGGTCGTCGACGCGCTCGACGAAGTCGCCAAGGAAACGGGCAAAACCGTTCCGCAAATCGCACTCAACTGGCTGCTGCAACGGCCATCGGTCTCGACCGTCATCATCGGCGCCCGCAACGAAGAACAACTCCGCCAGAACATCGCCGCCGTTGGCTGGAATCTCACGGCCGAGCAAGTCGCGAAGCTCGACGCCGCGAGCGAGACTCCGGTCGCCTACCCCTACTGGCATCAACGCTTCTTCGTTGAACGCAACCCAAAGCCTGTTTAG
- a CDS encoding N-acetylmuramoyl-L-alanine amidase, with amino-acid sequence MRHLASAFLAIASLTFAVQLHAAEVGEQIERTGDEIMVCGQLFHTTAPVVLWTDPKGYDAYRTERRFGPIEKSTWEETIKELPEMATNGPARYGIRTEGLAPVEIEEVRGGGWPLPLLQRTVDQFVLHYDVCPVSETCFKVLHDHRNLSVHFMLDVDGTIYQTLDLKERARHATISNARSIGIEIANMGAYGVKNKDAIMKWYEATDGGEIRLRPAKAYDELGVRTPSFVGKPARQELIVGNIQGQDLAQYDFTPEQYESLIKLTATLCTIFPNIKCDYPKDADGKLIPKKLSDDDWKAYQGVMGHYHVQLNKTDPGPAFDWEKVIGGAQKLMKK; translated from the coding sequence ATGCGTCACCTCGCCTCCGCGTTCCTCGCCATAGCATCGCTCACGTTCGCCGTTCAACTCCACGCCGCCGAAGTCGGCGAGCAAATCGAACGGACTGGCGACGAAATCATGGTCTGCGGCCAGCTCTTCCACACGACGGCCCCAGTCGTCCTGTGGACCGATCCGAAAGGTTACGACGCCTATCGCACGGAGCGCCGCTTCGGGCCGATCGAGAAGTCGACCTGGGAAGAGACGATCAAAGAGCTGCCGGAAATGGCCACGAACGGCCCCGCCCGTTACGGCATCCGCACCGAAGGGCTCGCCCCCGTTGAGATCGAAGAAGTCCGCGGCGGCGGTTGGCCGTTGCCGCTGTTGCAGCGCACGGTCGACCAGTTCGTCCTCCACTACGATGTCTGCCCGGTAAGCGAAACTTGCTTCAAGGTGCTGCACGACCACCGCAACCTGAGCGTTCACTTCATGCTCGACGTTGACGGCACGATCTACCAAACGCTTGATCTCAAGGAGCGGGCCCGCCACGCGACGATCTCGAACGCCCGGTCGATCGGCATCGAAATCGCCAACATGGGCGCCTACGGCGTGAAGAACAAAGACGCCATCATGAAGTGGTACGAAGCGACCGACGGCGGTGAGATCCGCCTCCGCCCCGCGAAGGCCTACGACGAACTCGGCGTCCGCACCCCGTCGTTCGTCGGCAAGCCCGCCCGGCAAGAGCTGATCGTCGGCAACATCCAAGGCCAAGATCTCGCCCAGTACGATTTCACGCCCGAGCAATACGAGTCGCTCATCAAGCTGACCGCGACCCTCTGCACGATCTTCCCGAACATCAAGTGCGACTACCCCAAGGACGCGGACGGCAAGCTGATCCCGAAAAAGCTGAGCGACGACGATTGGAAGGCCTACCAAGGCGTCATGGGCCACTACCACGTCCAGCTCAACAAGACCGACCCAGGACCGGCGTTCGATTGGGAGAAGGTAATCGGCGGCGCGCAAAAGCTGATGAAAAAGTAA